One Setaria italica strain Yugu1 chromosome I, Setaria_italica_v2.0, whole genome shotgun sequence DNA window includes the following coding sequences:
- the LOC101785010 gene encoding uncharacterized protein LOC101785010 — MLIPAPSAAPALSSLHSLSSHYFLLPAHFLPPGGVRPPLRRGDLAIRNGGGPRTFPGGVSKWQWKRMQAKKARQLLKARLARERQLYEMRKRTELRDAVAHLERPWDPDSAADASAVAPNLLSVAADDQLRALADRFHRPGGVDLWNDRDGPRVFASPATGAASARFFPKNAVHSVQPYALVSDAGEASATRARGSAADLLLLGRGDGGAQGVRENATETEDEAYSTGDDEPAVELMERDGTWEPANALDDGDGSIPGYWSSDDDSDVVPSESEDMGDVRPRRVPRETMLRRNGRNNGVARWEAAGTIAAGSNDDRGWSGGAFFSDSERARESHSEQRWQETSSSASTRKRASGRGNATNTSARNRVGQRGRAGAGSFSDSEAMHGGSEPKWRSRTKDGNRNGAGRWNAPRQDWSGYSNSDSERGSEMEPRWGAKSNLNGRENFRGRSKPKYSANTSDGDAPGRRRRANNGDEHQSSSNGNRRFRFGGSFAEGLEAPTWKPRRMNRARNNNGDDRDANLSGRFRRGDARQLQESPRNTNREDGRRMNRNGGQRFREGDYSLRPTSELHTSWREMGSDE, encoded by the coding sequence atGCTGATCCCCGCGCCGTCGGCAGCGCCGGCGCTCTCCTCCCTCCACTCCCTATCGTCCCACtacttcctcctccccgcccacTTCCTCCCCCCCGGCGGCGTCCGCCCCCCGCTCCGCCGCGGCGACCTCGCCATCCGCAACGGCGGCGGGCCGCGCACCTTCCCCGGCGGCGTGTCCAAGTGGCAGTGGAAGCGCATGCAGGCCAAGAAGGCCCGGCAGCTCCTCAAGGCGCGCCTCGCCCGCGAGCGCCAGCTCTACGAGATgcggaagcgcaccgagctccgCGACGCCGTCGCGCACCTCGAGCGGCCCTGGGACCCCgactccgccgccgacgcgtcCGCCGTCGCGCCCAACCTGCTATCCGTCGCGGCCGACGACCAGCTCAGGGCGCTCGCCGACCGCTTCCACCGCCCCGGCGGCGTCGACCTCTGGAACGACCGCGACGGGCCCCGGGTCTTCGCGTCCCCGGCCACCGGCGCGGCCTCCGCCAGGTTCTTCCCCAAGAACGCCGTCCACAGCGTGCAGCCCTACGCGCTCGTCAGCGATGCCGGAGAGGCGAGCGCTACTCGTGCTCGCGGGAGCGCAGCAGACCTGCTGCTGCTTGGGCGTGGAGACGGAGGCGCGCAAGGTGTTCGTGAGAATGCTACTGAGACTGAGGACGAAGCATACAGTACTGGTGACGATGAGCCAGCGGTTGAACTCATGGAAAGGGATGGGACCTGGGAGCCGGCGAATGCCTTGGATGACGGCGATGGCAGCATTCCTGGCTATTGGAGTTCGGATGACGACAGTGATGTTGTTCCCTCGGAATCGGAGGACATGGGAGATGTCCGTCCCAGGCGCGTGCCGCGGGAAACGATGCTCAGGCGAAATGGAAGGAACAATGGCGTGGCAAGATGGGAAGCGGCAGGCACCATAGCTGCTGGCAGCAATGATGACAGGGGTTGGAGTGGTGGTGCTTTCTTCTCGGACTCGGAACGAGCAAGGGAAAGCCATAGTGAGCAACGATGGCAAGAAACAAGTAGTAGTGCAAGCACAAGGAAGCGTGCCAGTGGAAGAGGGAATGCCACAAACACATCAGCGAGAAATCGTGTCGGTCAGAGGGGTCGTGCCGGTGCTGGTTCCTTCTCTGACTCCGAGGCCATGCATGGTGGTTCTGAGCCAAAATGGAGATCAAGGACCAAAGATGGCAATAGGAATGGCGCCGGGAGGTGGAATGCTCCTAGACAGGATTGGAGCGGGTACTCAAATTCAGACAGTGAAAGAGGCAGTGAAATGGAACCAAGATGGGGAGCCAAAAGTAATTTGAATGGAAGAGAGAACTTTAGAGGAAGATCGAAGCCGAAATACAGTGCTAATACCAGTGACGGGGATGCACCGGGGAGACGCAGGAGGGCCAACAACGGCGATGAGCACCAGAGCAGCAGCAATGGCAACAGAAGATTTCGGTTCGGTGGTAGTTTTGCCGAGGGCTTGGAGGCGCCAACATGGAAGCCAAGGAGAATGAACCGAGCTCGGAACAACAATGGCGATGACAGAGACGCCAACTTGAGTGGGAGATTCAGGAGAGGTGATGCGAGACAGTTGCAAGAGAGTCCTCGGAACACCAACAGGGAAGATGGACGAAGGATGAACAGGAACGGAGGACAACGGTTCAGAGAAGGCGACTACTCGCTACGGCCGACATCGGAATTGCACACTTCTTGGAGGGAGATGGGATCGGATGAATAG
- the LOC101783566 gene encoding uncharacterized protein LOC101783566 has translation MGRQGLSGGMAQGVQGRSSPSSQRWRGSAGAARSTGEGPDGRWRQSSGRPRHRRGSTTGCGGRSPGGARGRWSFGGELEGQRIEVRAELEGWRRSSGSGGNEKSSAPCRRSVRPSTKLPSSPAPRRSPPLHVPRQPALPRVQASAPPAEPSPLRSPPASPSPRRSTSAAPSEALSFLVARTFSSNGASSSYSKPLPSLFRGVRPSPKPGAALAGAAAASRAVLTPHAAAIKSRRSVSAPVEKLLEEGSGFEASEELPSTGSLETEVEEKGNSELVPGPTEQTASGSGTEEFEEEKHAEVEIEESSGSTKLVEASTLDSVVADDFSGHEQTAENGSMVETDQVENHTAVVYEENAYDQTGDDNYVQSAQSIDPIGSVSEESFDDDWEADRSDSIIEDQVESESSIDKVIEERMGQLEISRKAEKNAEKKQKVSMKPLELAEELEKRQASFGQHWKEGAAAQPMQLEGIGKGPPAIGYMQIEMDNPVTRAMSSPSFTCKLRCWQFIGAI, from the exons ATGGGGCGACAGGGCTTGAGCGGCGGCATGGCGCAGGGAGTGCAGGGGCGCAGCTCCCCCAGCTCGCAGCGGTGGCGTGGATCTGCCGGTGCTGCCCGCAGCACCGGCGAGGGACCcgacgggcggtggcggcagagCTCTGGGCGGCCGCGGCACCGGCGGGGGAGCACGACAGGCTGTGGTGGCAGATCTCCAGGTGGAGCTCGAGGGCGGTGGAGTTTCGGGGGGGAGCTCGAGGGCCAGCGAATCGAGGTCCGGGCGGAGctggaggggtggcggcggagctcgggGAGCGGGGGCAA CGAAAAGAGTTCCGCTCcctgccgccgctccgtccggccCTCCACCAAGCTCCCCTCCAGTCCGGCTCCCCGTCGCTCGCCGCCCCTCCACGTCCCGCGCCAACCGGCCCTACCCCGCGTCCAAgcctcggcgccgcccgccgagcCCTCGCCGCTGCGTTCCCCGCCCGCGTCACCGTCCCCGAGGAGATCCACATCCGCCGCGCCGTCGGaggccctctccttcctcgtcgcGAGAACCTTCTCCAGCAACGGCGCCTCGTCTTCCTACTCGAAGCCGCTGCCCTCGCTCTTCCGCGGCGTACGTCCCAGCCCCAAGCCCGGCGCCGCGCTAGCCGGCGCTGCCGCGGCATCCCGAGCGGTCCTTACCCCGCACGCGGCTGCAATCAAGTCCCGCCGATCAGTCTCGGCGCCCGTCGAGAAGCTCCTGGAGGAGGGCAGTGGCTTCGAGGCCTCCGAGGAGCTCCCTTCCACTGGAAGCTTGGAAACAGAGGTAGAAGAAAAGGGGAACTCGGAATTGGTTCCTGGACCGACAGAGCAAACTGCCAGTGGGAGTGGGACTGAAGAATTTGAAGAGGAGAAACATGCAGAAGTAGAAATTGAAGAGAGTTCTGGGTCTACGAAGCTGGTGGAGGCGAGTACCCTTGACTCTGTAGTCGCTGACGATTTCAGTGGGCATGAGCAAACAGCTGAAAATGGCAGCATGGTGGAAACCGATCAAGTTGAGAACCATACTGCAGTTGTCTATGAGGAAAATGCATATGACCAAACTGGAGATGATAATTATGTGCAATCAGCTCAGAGTATAGATCCAATTGGGTCCGTTTCTGAGGAAAGTTTTGATGATGATTGGGAGGCCGACAGATCCGACAGCATCATCGAAGACCAAGTGGAATCTGAGAGTTCAATTGATAAGGTGATCGAGGAGAGAATGGGGCAGCTGGAGATCAGCAGGAAGGCTGAAAAGAATGCAGAGAAGAAACAGAAAGTGTCGATGAAACCGTTGGAGTTGGCAGAGGAGCTTGAGAAGAGGCAGGCCTCGTTTGGTCAACACTGGAAAGAAGGAGCAGCTGCCCAACCCATGCAACTAGAGGGGATAGGAAAGGGCCCACCAGCTATTGGTTACATGCAAATCGAGATGGACAACCCAGTAACTCGTGCCATGTCCTCACCGTCATTTACATGCAAATTGAGGTGCTGGCAGTTCATAGGAGCTATATAG
- the LOC101785821 gene encoding pentatricopeptide repeat-containing protein At1g09900-like gives MAMATPSAPLLPKPALPAPSSPSLPTPKPRPRRQQATPEQHDKHVDAKWRRETSGPPRRGGGAKRRLRSLVLRGDIEDALSLVDSMSSGGGGNSPPVVPCNILIKRLCSAGRIADAERVFAALGASATVVTYNTMVNGYCRAGRIEDARRLIGDMPFAPDTFTFNPLIRALCVRGRIPDALAVFDDTLHRGCSPSVVTYSILLDATCKASGYRQAMVLLDEMRAKGCEPDIVTYNVLINAMCNEGDADEALSVLRSLPSRGCKPDAVTYTPVLKSLCSSERWKEAEELLAEMASNKCAPDEVTFNTVITSLCQKGLVDRAIKVVDHMSEHGCIPDIITYSSILDGLSNGGRVDDAVELLSRLRSYGCKPDSIAYTTVLKGLCSAERWEHAEELLAEMVRSGCPPDEVTFNTIIASLCQKGLVNRAIKVVEQMLEHRYIPDIITYNCIIDGLCNIKCIDDAMEMLRNLQSCGCKPDLVTYNTVLKGLCSVDRWEDAEQLMVNMMHSNCSPDEMTFNTVITSLCQKGFLLQAIETLKIMAENGCIPNSTTYNIVVDALLKAGKTQIALELLSGMTNGTPDLTTYNKVIYNIAKAGKMEEALDLLRVMVSSGLCPDTTTYQSLAYGISREDETNRAIGMLCRVQDMGLSADTTFYNAILLGLCENWRTDIAIDCFGHMVSNGCMPDESTYIILLEALAYEGLLNEAAELLGDLCSRGVIGKTVRA, from the coding sequence ATGGCGATGGCGACCCCGTCGGCGCCGCTGCTCCCGAAGCCCGCGCTCCCAGCTCcgtcctctccttccctccccacTCCGAAACCCAGGCCCAGGCGACAGCAAGCCACCCCCGAACAGCACGACAAACACGTCGACGCCAAGTGGAGGAGGGAGACGAGCGGCCCgccccggcgcggcgggggagccAAGAGGCGCCTTCGCAGCCTCGTCCTGCGCGGGGATATCGAGGACGCGCTCTCACTCGTCGATTCCAtgtcctccggcggcggcgggaattCCCCGCCCGTCGTCCCCTGCAACATCCTCATCAAGCGGCTGTGCTCTGCCGGCCGCATCGCCGACGCGGAGCGCGTGTTCGCGGCGCTCGGCGCCTCCGCCACCGTCGTCACCTACAACACCATGGTCAACGGGtactgccgcgccggccggatCGAGGACGCGCGCCGCCTCATCGGCGACATGCCGTTCGCGCCGGACACGTTCACGTTCAACCCGCTCATCCGCGCGCTCTGCGTCCGCGGGCGCATCCCCGACGCCCTTGCGGTGTTCGACGATACGCTCCACAGGGGCTGCTCCCCGAGCGTGGTCACCTACAGCATCCTCCTCGACGCCACCTGCAAGGCGAGCGGCTACAGGCAGGCCATGGTGCTCCTTGACGAGATGCGCGCCAAGGGCTGCGAGCCAGACATCGTCACGTACAATGTCCTCATCAATGCCATGTGCAATGAGGGGGATGCTGATGAAGCTCTCAGTGTCTTGCGCAGCTTGCCGTCCCGTGGATGCAAACCTGATGCTGTCACCTACACACCGGTGTTGAAAAGTTTGTGCAGCTCTGAACGGTGGAAGGAGGCTGAGGAGCTCTTGGCTGAGATGGCCAGCAACAAATGTGCCCCAGATGAAGTGACATTTAACACAGTAATCACTTCTCTGTGTCAGAAAGGCTTGGTTGATCGTGCAATTAAAGTTGTTGATCATATGTCAGAGCATGGATGCATCCCTGATATCATCACATACAGCAGTATTCTTGATGGTTTGAGCAATGGAGGGCGTGTTGATGATGCAGTTGAATTGTTAAGCCGGCTGCGGTCCTACGGGTGCAAGCCTGATAGCATTGCTTATACCACTGTTTTGAAGGGTCTGTGCAGCGCAGAGCGGTGGGAGCATGCTGAGGAGCTCTTGGCTGAGATGGTCCGCAGTGGTTGTCCACCTGATGAAGTGACATTCAACACAATAATCGCTTCTCTGTGTCAGAAAGGCTTGGTTAATCGTGCAATCAAAGTTGTTGAACAAATGTTAGAGCACAGATACATCCCGGATATCATCACATACAATTGTATCATTGATGGTTTATGCAACATAAAGTGTATTGATGATGCCATGGAAATGCTGAGGAATCTGCAGTCCTGTGGATGCAAGCCTGATTTAGTTACCTATAAcactgtattaaaaggcttgtGTAGTGTTGACCGCTGGGAGGATGCTGAACAACTCATGGTCAATATGATGCACAGTAATTGTTCCCCAGATGAAATGACATTCAATACAGTAATCACTTCTTTATGCCAGAAAGGATTTCTTCTGCAAGCAATTGAAACTCTCAAGATAATGGCTGAGAATGGTTGCATACCGAACTCAACCACCTATAATATAGTAGTCGATGCTCTTCTGAAGGCTGGAAAGACCCAGATAGCCCTTGAGTTGCTGAGCGGCATGACAAATGGTACCCCAGATTTGACTACTTACAACAAAGTAATTTATAATATTGCCAAGGCTGGCAAAATGGAGGAAGCTCTTGATTTGTTGCGTGTGATGGTCTCTAGTGGCCTTTGCCCAGATACAACTACTTACCAATCTTTAGCCTATGGGATATCTAGAGAAGATGAAACTAATAGGGCAATCGGGATGCTCTGCAGAGTGCAGGATATGGGCTTATCAGCTGACACTACATTCTATAATGCTATACTTCTTGGTCTGTGTGAAAACTGGAGGACAGATATCGCCATTGATTGCTTTGGTCATATGGTGTCCAATGGCTGCATGCCTGATGAATCAACCTACATTATTCTCCTTGAGGCTCTTGCCTATGAGGGCCTTTTGAATGAGGCAGCAGAACTACTAGGCGACCTGTGTTCTCGAGGAGTTATAGGTAAGACCGTAAGAGCTTGA